DNA sequence from the Cucumis melo cultivar AY chromosome 6, USDA_Cmelo_AY_1.0, whole genome shotgun sequence genome:
GGTTGAAATTTCTGAGAAGGAGACCCTAATTTTGCAGTCTGATTACTTGTTgcttttgtttcaaaattttcatctctCTTCGTTCTGAACAGGTTGACATGGTTATAATTCCAGCAACAACCGGACAAATGGGTGTTCTCCCTGGTCACGTACCTACAATCGCAGAGTTGAAGCCAGGGGTTTTATCAGTACACGAAGGGAGCGATATCAAAAAGTACTTTGTGAGCAGTGGTTTTGCATTCATCCATGGAAACTCATACGCTGACATTATCGCTGTTGAAGCTGTGCCTGTAGATCAAATTGATGCTGCCCAAGTACAGAAGGGTCTCGCCGAATTCACCCAAAAGTTGAACTCTGCCTCAACAGACTTGGAGAAAGCCGAAGCCCAAATCGGAGTTGACGTACACAGTGCTCTGAATTCTGCTCTTACCGGATAGTCTCCCTGGCTCGTAAATCGGCCACCTTTCGGGTTTTATCTATTTACCAATTGTATGTTCATAACACTGCCTCATTGACATTTTGAGGTGTCTTCTTTGGTGGAAATACCCTCTGGAACACATCATCATCTTGGGGCTTACCTTTCTTGTGTTGAATTTGAAGTGATTcacaaataaatatattaggATGGTTTTTTGTGCTTGGCCTTGTAGCAGCTCATAATCTGTTGAAACCATACCTCACAAACAAGGACAAATTTTCATTTGAATCTGTATGGATGATTCAAATCATGTCTTATTTTGGAACAATCTAAAAGGCAACAGTATTCCGAGAATCTATTTGTATTCctctttttatcttttgataAGATTGACGGTTGTATCATTACGGTATGTTTGATAGTGATTATAAAATGCTTACACTATCCTAAAAatcatttgaaaatatttttaatatttcaaaatcTATCTTAAATGTGGAGTGTGGTTGAGGTACGCAACGAAAAGTTGGTTAGTAGGTTATTTAAGTCTTGTTATTGTTGTTTCAAAAAGAGAAACTTTAATAGCAGTAATCTTAGGTTAAAAGTTTGATTCTCGTAAAGAGAAGACAAAAAAAGGGAAAGGGGAGAAATTGGGATGCCACCGATAAGTAAATccataaaaattcataaaaacaggaaagaaaagtaaaaaacgTGTAAATCTGGTTAAATTTTGGGCTTTTTTGAATGGGCGCTGTTTCAACCTAATCGTCTTGAATGTTGATAGTAGAGCTTCCTGCTGAGTCCATTGGGCCTTTTGGGCCGTTAATTACGTTGACGACATAGAGCCCATCATAGTCCATACTGCAGTGCATATAACATGAAACAAGTAAATGAATtagaataaataaaagaaaagaaatggagTTATTTTAGAAACTTGTGGTTATAAGTAAATTCTCACCCACTGTTCACATGACATTTTTCTTATTGAGCTTCGTGTATTTACTCATCATGACGCAGTATAGGTGATTTTAGACCAAATGACATAATCGATATTAATGAAAGACATGCAATATGACTAGAAAAATTACAAGATTTaaccaaaaataaaatagtacATGAGAAAAATGATCGACCCAAGTCACCTAATGAAACGATGATTTGAAGGATTATCTACTAATAGTTTGGATTTGGATATCTATAGAGAATAATAAAGGTCATCTAATCATGTGAATAGGTCACCGTGGAtataagaaaaacaaacatattctTCCTTCTTAAAATTATTGGTTTGTTGCACTTACTCACTTTGTGAAGTAAGCATCATACAATGCACAAGAGTATgcaaaaatttgaattttttaagtCTTGTTAGTCTTTCGTTAGATAAAGTTATTGTTGTCATCGTTTGAAGGTCGAGCTATTTTGTCTATTTGAACTTTGACATCAACAAGACAAACGTTTTCAGTTGCCTTACTCGAAATTAGCAAACTAATCATAGTTTTCAACGTGTGTTACGAGAACCATGACAACAGTACTTGCCTTCTACATCGAGACTCACTATATTTACCGACCGTCTAAATTCTAAACCATCGATCGTCGACTTCATTCTTTAATTCATCCAACGACAATAACTTAGTTCTCCTACTCTTGTTTTGACTTTCAACTCTCCAAAAAGGTGAAAAGGGCAAGGACAATACAAGGAATGGATCTCCAACCTCAATCCTGCTCCATCACCATCCCATTCcgaaggagaagaaggagaaagtAACGAGATAAGAAGATGACAAAGCTCAATAGTTATCTCTTTAAAAAAACATCACATTAATATCTTTTTACCAAATTAGTTGAATATGGTCATCCGTACAACAATTCATTTAACCTCCACATCGTTATACCGTTAGTCCGTTAACAATCAAAGTAGTACATTAACCATTCGATCCACTACCCAAATTTTGTGAACAAGTAGTATCGCTCATGAAATCACCGTGACGAGATAAACATAAACCTCAAACATGTAGGACCAATCATTTATTTtgtcatttacttttttttatatattaaaaatacaaCAATTATTATATGcttaaaagaaacaaataaaaccAGTTGTCAAGACATTGAAATATAAATGTCCTTTACGAATCAAACCCCACCTGTCTTTTGCAATTATTAATtactattattttaattttaatttaagaaagaaagggaaaaaaaaaaagctttattGAGAATTGAAACGTAGATGCCCTTATCAAAAAGCTACACGTGGACAAACATTATTCATGTGAATAAAAAATGTTACCACATTTTgacttaaagaaaaataattttattaattctttaatttCCCTAACTCACATGAAATAGAATCCTCTTGATCTCATCCCAAAGCACTTCCACTCATTTTTTAAAACGAAACcctcaaaattcaaatatatatatatatatatttttttcttattggtTGATTATGATGTTGCTTGTGCTCCCCTGGCGTGATCTGGACCGTTGATGTTCGGCTTCACGGAATCCCGGAGCCTGCATGTCCAGCCGTTTCGAGTCATCGCCACGTAGCACGTGCAGTTACTCCCGGTTGGAGCCTTTGATTGAGTCGCACGTGTAAAGGGTTGCTTAaagatgggggggggggggtgtgaCCGGGGTTGGTTGCCCGGAAGGATGCGGGCAGGATGGTGTGGGGCCCGCGTGACAAGGACATGGGGAGTAGAGCCAGCAATGCTATGAGTCAGGTGGGTCCCGTTGCATCGTTGGCCTTTTTCTTGTCGTCTTTCTCTTTTTGGGTCCCACCACCAAGTCAGCTCCAAAGCCTCTTTTCACTTCAGCGGAACCCTTCtgttgtttgatttttttttttttttttttaaattatcattatttatttaggGTATTCATAGATATTCAAATCTTACTctaaaataaatcttaaattttatttacttaGTCTTTTAAAAAAGTAGTCCATTAACTTTCattcaataaaatattataatgggggaatatgtttcaaattttattacgaTATTGTGAAAATACTAAGTAGATAAAAAATActtgaaaattatatatatataatgttatagaattaattttaaagaCTTATTAAAAGTATGTTAATTAATGAAAGTGGGATATTTGTAACCATAAGTTTGAAATTGGACCAACTCTATATCATACACTCGTtttgataattatataatttttaatttaaaagtttataaaAGTAAGCTTCTAGTGACTGTATCTCAAATTTTCTAATATATTTCCTactaatgtttttaaaaataatatctagttttttaaactagtttattttttcaagtttATAAATTATTGTGCGGTAgaatcttttataaaaaaaaaaaaaaagtttctaaAGAAAGTGTtaaaacttattttattttctaagcTTAGATTAATAATACAGTTCTAatacttaaaattttaaatacatatttggttcaattaagtttatttttccGTGgcgattaattatattttttttcttcaaaataaccTATATTTTCCCAatgaataaaaagaagataaaatttaattatttaaaagaaaatagaagggGTCATTCATTCATAATGATATTTTAACAATTTCTAGTTTCCCTTTATGCTTTTTACCTTTATGCCCCTCCGATAACCAATTATGTCCCTTTGGGGGCCCTATCTGCGGCCCCCACCGTCCATTAAAAGAACGAAACGGTTGAATTAAACTTATTCCAGAGAACTCGAGTCGAGACTCACTTTTCCATTTCTCTCCCTAATCTTTTCCTTATAATTACGTCAATGCCCTTTAGTTCAAAATTCAacgttttcttcttttaattaacCTAAAACAAACAATGGTCCTATTGTAGTTTACGGAATCAACAAGGGGTAAAGTTGGAATAACGTAAGTAACTTTAACGTATTTGCAATAAGAACCTTCAACTTTATGTTTAATTCGTCTTTTTGCCTTCAATTTCTTAGTATTTATTTGTTATCACATTCATTCGTGACAATTGACACCCTGATTTGACAAGATTTTCTCTCAATATTGTATTCTGGACTCATCACATTAACACATCAAATTGATTTCAAAGTCTAAAAACTTTATTTATAATAATCATTCAGAGGagtactttttaaaaatatattcaattttttgaACATTGAAGTTCACGATGCCAATAATTAGTCATGAATTGATACATTCATAAATGACATgtgtttttgttatatttaccgTGATCTTATCCCTTAaatcaaacatatatatatatatataacattatCTACTAGTACATCGGTATTTACAAGGGTATTGATACATATCACATTTGTAAATAAAATGCTTTCAAAATACTAAAATATATATGTTGGAAGAAAGCTAATAAAGGTTCTTGAATGATGATTTTTCTAAAACAGAATAGATTGTATTTTTAATGTTTGTCTTTACATTGAAATATATTAATTGTGAGATACATTAACAACCGTCGTAACAATATTGTTACGACGATATTGTGAAAACATTGTAAACTACTCGAGTTAACTATTTAGTCATAAGGTAACATTTAGAATAATGTGAGTAGAACTTAGGAATGCATATTATGTTACTGTTGTATTATAATACTACAAAATCTCTTTGTGCATTAAAAAAACAATACGTATATATTGTTCATTGCAAAATTATATAGTTGTTCGACTAAAAATTTAATCCATTAACATAATTTTTAGAATCAAATATGGTAAAGTTATTCGGTAAGATTAATGtcacaataaaataaattagtagaTTTTCGTAGCTATTTTTTACGATGCTTATCCGTAACATAAAAACATAATACTTATCCATagttataaataaataatttacataatttattttttaaaagaaataaaacattTGTTTAAAAGATATTATAGAGACATTATATAATATTAAGAGCACCATTAAATATCAACATAAAAATAAttgtagttttaacttattatttatgcataattcaatatatatatatatatataaaaaaaacaagtgATATTCGTCAAACAAAATTTAGAAGAAAAGGATACATTTAGTCAATGATCTAagtgtttaatttattttgttataattaCATTAATAGTCATTTTCAACCCATATATAAATACCACATTATTAAAGAATATTATTATGTATAGACTATATGGAATATTGGTATTAAAAATTGGTATTAAGAAGGAACCAAGCTTTGCTTTATTTGTCGACTAATGCGCACTCCCCCACTTGATGTAGAATTCAATAATTGTGAGGGGGGAAATGTAggaatatgaaaaagaaagaggaccaaattctaaaattattttattttaggtttGGCCCTTGGGGTTGGGGAAAAGGGTGCATGCACTTCTCGCCAATAGATTTTCGCCACGGAATACCCAAAACCACCCGTTTCAAAAaccatttctatttttcttttacaaaaaaatttaattagaattttaaaaacttattttattttattttcttaggAAAAAATTATAGGGTGCGTTGCAGACCACTGTATCGAATATCTCCACGGTTTTTGGCTCGTCGAGGTAAGGGCGTCGTTGTTGAAATTTGAGATTTGAAGAGTTGATTGGTGTGGTTGTACTCTTCTCGTTCGATCTTCGAGAGTGTAATAAATTTGCTTACCGTATAGCTAGCTCGATATGTTATTGGTTTTATGGttcttcttttttgaaaagTGTCGAGTGCACTTGGGTTTACTAATTTATGGTTTGGATAAGAGGAAATCTATCCTCGTATTCCTATAACTTTGTTTCTTAAATTGTTTGGTTAACTTCATTTTTGTCCTCATACAATTTGGTCCATATATTTGGGTGCTATTTGATTGGTCCATCTATTATCAAATGTCTGGTTTTAGTATATATACTAAATATTAACTTTAGTATAATCTCGATTggaataaattaaataataataataattttcatgcaaCGAATAATACTGATTAGATATAATTTCACAATAAATAGATGGAGTTTGTTCAAAATTTAGAGTTCCAATAGAACTggtcattaaaaaaaatgttatcgAACACCATCCAAACAAGGTTTCAGAAAGTTATATTTTAAGTGCAGCCATTCAAAACAAGAAATAACCAATAAGAAACACATGGGAAGAACACGTTG
Encoded proteins:
- the LOC103483438 gene encoding ATP synthase subunit delta', mitochondrial, producing the protein MFRRASTLLARPFLSARTRSFSSDLPAAGSTEDAFVSAWKKVIPNIDPPKTPLSFMAPRPATPSSIPSKLTVNLVLPYSSELSAKEVDMVIIPATTGQMGVLPGHVPTIAELKPGVLSVHEGSDIKKYFVSSGFAFIHGNSYADIIAVEAVPVDQIDAAQVQKGLAEFTQKLNSASTDLEKAEAQIGVDVHSALNSALTG